The following proteins come from a genomic window of Meleagris gallopavo isolate NT-WF06-2002-E0010 breed Aviagen turkey brand Nicholas breeding stock chromosome Z, Turkey_5.1, whole genome shotgun sequence:
- the LOC104914886 gene encoding LOW QUALITY PROTEIN: chondroitin sulfate proteoglycan 4-like (The sequence of the model RefSeq protein was modified relative to this genomic sequence to represent the inferred CDS: inserted 2 bases in 2 codons), with the protein MDSMDSLIFVRRLGELRLVIQAERENAALYKYSEEKAQHRGAVDLSFYGDSFVALKMAEASCQTTLQLRFLTSKPHGLLFLAAGKKDYCLIELQSGNLQLRINFGVGERILRSWRRSHLNDLAWHLVELHHERDNVTLIIDKNDRITAKMPGFHYELNIDHGFYLGGSTELDVPYLVGGLPSFRGCIDHVLFNQQDILMPLRSSSFKKVHEVSVGCSDEFFAGEDEPISFFSSRSYVSFPLRNVDGEGILEFALQTSAARGLLLYHPGQEGDFIAMEVEDGLIKAYIEKHKSRSHLSSLRSVNDSHWHYIKLKFTAEYLQLTLDKETVKKSFPPQNKLLLLNGSLFVGGIDDSKRSEVIKLELTSVSGKHARGRSFKGCLRDLKVNSEKKSLKNVQVTKDISAGCETENAFNTNLSLDMAVKYPVVKAAPTLALSPENFVSLGQEDKNNFLVLSNLIVQEGGKASLESKHIQVNLDFQKLGINLSQVLFEIKEPPSHGNLKLDVEPVLEVNMFTLQDVWQGKILYIHGGSEDTYDYFNFSISANNRNIVPPYLQRNEEYMFSIIITPVNDAPEITLAEGNLLLLIENSRKRLTSDLIKVLDNDTDPLDLSLSVLGNLIANAGYLENSKHPGKAITTFSNEDLRKGYVFFVHTGVRNSRIVLRANDGEKVSNTVVLRVVAIPLEYKVVSNSGIKVVQGATALITSRHLTVETNANLQELEIQYEITDAPQYGEVQRQHSRGEWKQVSSFSQRSIQRSRVRYCSTFKEIQLENITDQFKFKVSIGNRISEEHVFPVQVKWLRYSLLKYTPLEIEKSRKKYLNSDNLFAVLVGQEITEDELHFKLLSLPKSGQVLLNDQSLKEDSVFSQKDIADHKVAYQLMSSYCEDNHDSFKFLISTKYLESNIFDFEIYIKSDFRNIILINNGLTVIEGEGELITNSKLFVQTLDNKTFQYTVLKFPKHGKLKFINSSDSFESNGNLTTFTNKDISDNRLMYVHDDSETVFDEFLVRASNEESRERANFDPEVGPSSVEXRFNISVQLKNDEKPVRVVDKVFNIVRNGQRLLTLADLCYHDPDSDFEDGQLVYTRRGISNGDLVLTNDSLHRLYQFKQADLEQKQVLFIHHGADFGRFVLFVTDGKHYTSFLLEVNATDPYVSLANNTGLLVQKGKEEIVTTANLSAITNQDIRSDHEITFEITTFPKYGRISVNSLMMNSFTQLDLIRGCVTYRHDDSNNLIDTFNFTIYAKNVHLDSAVHVRMYLESHQWPPRIVNSNSLLVEEGKTVKISKGKLQVDHENSSPSEIVFTVRQFPLHGYIRTFSSEESYLGAEQKPVLTFTQQDVDEGKVQYVQTVSDQLSDCFSLDVTNGVQTVNGIEMSVDIIPKMIPLEVKNFTVVEGSSKALMEDNLKISSRHFAGLSCEIILVDQPKHGYFEDSNAPGIKLNRFTKKQVEQELIYYVHDGSEELMDNFTFIVNNTEFQKQSLPQTMFVTVSAVNDEAPVIKVNRILQVWVGSVTEITVDDLCAEDKDSSPSDLIYSVTPPSNGHLALKSSPNKKILSFTQAHIIEGQLVFVHNGAMSGGFNFQVTDGLNFAPRQIFSITARSLVISLEVNKGLRVFPGSRKPISQHDLKAVTSDVTSAGNRTITFMILVSPKLGRLIRTNSDNTTQEILSFTQSMVNEGVIMYEHSEAESADWSAEDFFTFTVSSPPSALDPQMFRIVISYEVPRHDWNSRLLSNTGTVVQEGGRILINRTHLDASNLLIKLPEVQRSMYEVWYQVVSLPHHGIIIVGERNVTKEKPNFSQYILNKFGIVYVHDNSESLMDNFTFAVWLNLKTKSATKPHGEVLEEMFNITIIPVNDQPPELKTKRLHLNVLQGDVSMLGPENLKAEDLDNTPAELKYSIVSNPNNGYLAMKSNLSISIQDFTQADIDSGRVWFVQDGSSSSGVFYFSVTDGKHRPLYKLFSLEVVPITLVLVNLTDVALPQGQTSVAITNTQLSAVTNGKSTNIMYELTHPLKYGYLMIEKEQVTKFEQADLNLGRLSYHLSNFTVFKEVLMFMIFTAESNLTEQVLNITTKPLVQVVSDMQISNQAVYKLRSNDLDASELANLTNSNPRFEVIVPPAHGRIXKKRFVNDAVFEDIQTFTQTDIDEGVVLLNIDTNMTGIDLLNDSFTFVLRADDVQPAVGHFEYSIVPYSPSLVQNFTAEVPFIASMTTLKIPATSNDRVLAYSHDEVPTVAPKKTVPDMWLGRKRWGNQLEEGPLLNLAVGTRGSAGTETTDQVNAMSSREQAGESSNHWYIIIPLVLVSVLLIIAVISVCILLMCQKKEKAKPLVKNQTDVVLSSPGHCLERSLTVPTVTVTPLLKGTEGNISSALMAVRHEQLLPTMLPPIVEQPLQNSWLNLDPEMIQYCRKTNPTLKRSQYWV; encoded by the exons tgtCGTTTTATGGTGATAGTTTTGTGGCATTGAAGATGGCAGAAGCGTCCTGTCAGACAACATTACAGTTACGGTTTCTAACAAGCAAGCCACATGGATTGCtctttcttgcagctgggaAGAAAGATTATTGTTTGATAGAGTTACAGTCAGGAAATCTGCAG TTGAGAATTAACTTTGGCGTGGGAGAACGAATACTGCGTTCTTGGCGAAGATCTCATCTGAATGATTTAGCTTGGCACTTGGTTGAACTGCATCATGAACGTGATAATGTCACATTGATAATTGATAAAAATGATAGGATTACTGCAAAAATGCCTGGATTTCACTATGAATTAAATATTGATCATGGATTCTACCTAGGTGGTAGTACGGAACTTGATGTTCCTTACCTTGTCGGGGGACTGCCCAGCTTTCGAGGATGTATTGATCATGTGTTATTTAATCAGCAAGACATTCTGATGCCCCTGAGATCTTCCAGCTTTAAAAAAGTCCATGAAGTTTCAGTGGGATGCAGTGATGAATTCTTTGCAGGTGAAGATGAACCCATCAGTTTTTTTAGTTCCAGATCCTATGTTTCTTTCCCATTACGGAATGTTGATGGTGAGGGAATCTTGGAATTTGCATTGCAAACATCAGCTGCACGTGGCTTGCTGCTTTATCATCCTGGACAAGAAGGAGATTTCATTGCAATGGAAGTGGAAGATGGATTGATTAAAGCCTATATTGAAAAGCATAAAAGTAGAAGCCACCTTTCCTCTCTTAGGTCAGTCAATGACAGTCACTGGCATTATATTAAGCTGAAATTTACTGCAGAATATTTACAACTAACATTGGATaaagaaactgtaaaaaaatCATTCCCTCCTCAAaacaagctgctgcttctgaacGGGTCTCTCTTTGTAGGTGGCATAGATGACAGTAAACGATCGGAAGTGATTAAGTTAGAGCTAACCTCCGTGTCTGGGAAGCATGCCAGAGGAAGGTCCTTCAAAGGTTGCTTAAGAGACCTGAAAGTcaactcagaaaagaaatcacTGAAGAATGTTCAAGTAACAAAGGATATTTCAGCTGgatgtgaaacagaaaatgcttttaatacAAATCTTTCTTTGGATATGGCTGTAAAATATCCTGTTGTAAAAGCAGCCCCAACACTTGCCCTTTCCCCTGAAAACTTTGTCTCTCTGGGACAGGAAgataaaaacaactttttagTTCTGAGTAACCTGATTGTTCAAGAAGGTGGAAAAGCCTCACTTGAATCTAAACATATTCAAGTTAATTTAGACTTCCAGAAATTAGGAATTAATCTATCACAAgttctttttgaaataaaggAACCGCCATCACATGGTAACTTGAAACTAGATGTTGAACCAGTGCTGGAGGTAAATATGTTTACTTTGCAGGATGTGTGGCAAGGGAAGATTCTGTACATCCATGGCGGCTCTGAAGATACttatgattattttaatttctccatttctgcaAACAATAGAAATATTGTGCCTCCATATTTGCAAAGAAATGAGGAGTATATGTTTAGCATTATCATCACTCCAGTAAATGATGCTCCTGAGATCACACTTGCTGAGGGAAACTTACTGCTTTTGATAGAAAACTCAAGGAAACGTTTGACTAGTGATTTGATAAAAGTATTAGATAATGATACAGATCCTCTGGACCTCAGTCTTTCAGTGCTTGGAAATCTTATTGCAAATGCAGGATATTTAGAAAATTCAAAGCACCCTGGAAAGGCTATTACTACTTTTTCTAATGAGGACTTACGAAAAGGCTATGTTTTCTTTGTCCACACAGGTGTCAGGAACTCAAGGATTGTTCTGAGAGCAAACGATGGTGAGAAAGTGAGCAATACTGTTGTGTTACGTGTCGTGGCAATTCCTTTGGAATACAAAGTTGTTAGCAACTCAGGAATAAAAGTTGTCCAGGGTGCTACAGCTCTAATCACATCCAGGCATCTGACAGTTGAAACAAATGCCAACCTCCAAGAGCTGGAGATTCAATATGAGATCACAGATGCACCCCAGTATGGGGAAGTTCAAAGGCAGCATTCAAGGGGGGAATGGAAGCAAGTCAGTTCTTTCTCTCAGCGCTCCATTCAGCGCAGCCGTGTGAGATACTGTAGcacttttaaagaaattcaaCTGGAAAATATTACCGACcaatttaaatttaaagttAGCATAGGAAACAGAATCAGTGAAGAGCATGTGTTTCCAGTCCAAGTGAAATGGTTAAGGTACAGTTTATTGAAATATACTCCTCTAGAAATtgaaaaatcaagaaagaaatacttgaaTTCAGATAATCTTTTTGCTGTGCTTGTGGGTCAAGAAATAACTGAAGATGagcttcattttaaattgcTGTCCTTACCAAAGAGTGGACAAGTACTGCTTAATGACCAGTCTTTGAAAGAAGATTCAGTCTTTAGCCAGAAAGATATTGCTGATCATAAAGTGGCATATCAGTTAATGAGCAGCTATTGTGAAGACAATCATGATTCATTTAAATTCCTCATCTCTACAAAGTATCTGGAATCAAATATCTTTGACTTTGAAATCTACATCAAATCAGATTTTAGaaacataattttaattaacaatGGCTTAACTGTTATTGAAGGTGAAGGAGAATTAATAACAAACTCAAAATTGTTTGTGCAAACACTGGATAATAAAACTTTCCAATATACAGTTTTAAAGTTTCCTAAACATGggaaattaaaattcattaatTCTTCAGATTCATTTGAGAGTAATGGCAATCTCACCACTTTCACTAATAAAGATATAAGTGATAACCGTCTTATGTATGTTCATGATGATTCTGAAACAGTGTTTGATGAATTTCTTGTGAGAGCTTCCAATGAAGAATCAAGGGAGAGGGCAAACTTTGATCCTGAAGTAGGACCTTCCTCAGTAG TTAGATTCAACATTTCTGTCCAGCTGAAGAATGATGAAAAACCAGTACGTGTTGTTGATAAAGTATTTAACATTGTGAGAAATGGACAGCGATTACTGACTTTGGCAGATCTTTGTTATCACGATCCTGATTCTGATTTTGAAGATGGGCAGCTGGTATACACAAGACGTGGCATTTCCAATGGGGATTTGGTGCTAACAAATGATTCATTGCACAGACTCTATCAATTCAAGCAAGCAGACCTGGAGCAAAAGCAAGTCTTGTTTATACACCATGGTGCAGATTTTGGGcgttttgtgctctttgtgacagatggcaaaCACTACACGTCTTTCCTCCTAGAAGTTAATGCCACCGATCCTTATGTTAGCTTGGCAAATAATACAGGCCTGTTGgttcaaaaaggaaaagaggaaattgTTACAACAGCTAACCTAAGTGCTATTACAAACCAAGACATCAGAAGTGATCATGAGATTACATTTGAGATAACCACTTTCCCAAAATATGGAAGAATATCTGTAAATAGTTTAATGATGAACTCCTTCACACAGCTCGATCTGATAAGGGGGTGCGTGACCTACAGGCATGATGACAGCAACAACCTTATTGACACGTTTAACTTTACAATCTATGCTAAAAACGTCCATCTCGATTCTGCTGTGCATGTTCGCATGTATTTGGAAAGTCATCAGTGGCCACCAAGGATTGTGAACAGTAACAGTCTCTTAgttgaagaaggaaaaacagttaaGATCAGTAAAGGAAAACTGCAA GTTGACCATGAAAACAGTTCTCCATCTGAGATTGTGTTCACAGTAAGGCAGTTTCCATTACATGGATACATTCGGACGTTTTCATCAGAAGAGAGTTATCTTGGTGCTGAACAAAAGCCAGTTCTGACCTTCACACAGCAAGATGTTGATGAGGGCAAAGTTCAGTATGTGCAGACAGTTTCTGACCAATTAAGTGACTGTTTTTCTCTGGATGTGACCAATGGTGTCCAAACCGTGAATGGAATAGAAATGTCTGTTGACATTATTCCCAAAATGATTCCTTTGGAAGTAAAGAACTTCACAGTAGTTGAAGGTAGCTCAAAAGCCCTGATGGAAGACAATCTAAAAATTTCTAGTAGACACTTTGCAGGACTCAgctgtgaaattattttagttGACCAGCCAAAGCATGGATATTTTGAAGATTCTAATGCTCCCGGAATAAAGTTAAACAGATTTACCAAAAAACAG GTGGAACAAGAATTAATCTACTATGTTCACGATGGCAGTGAGGAACTAATGGACAATTTTACCTTTATAGTAAATAACAcagaatttcagaaacaaagcttgCCCCAAACAATGTTTGTAACAGTTTCTGCAGTAAATGATGAAGCTCCTGTTATAAAAGTTAACAGAATTCTTCAG gtTTGGGTGGGTTCAGTCACAGAAATAACTGTTGATGACCTCTGTGCAGAAGATAAGGACTCCTCACCATCAGACCTGATATATTCAGTTACACCGCCCAGCAATGGGCACTTGGCTCTGAAGTCTTCTCCAAACAAGAAGATCCTTAGTTTTACTCAGGCTCATATAATTGAAGGGCAGCTGGTATTTGTACACAATG GGGCAATGTCTGGAGGCTTCAACTTTCAGGTAACAGATGGTTTGAACTTTGCACCACGACAGATTTTTAGCATCACAGCTCGGTCTCTGGTCATTAGCCTTGAAGTGAACAAAGGACTCAGAGTCTTTCCAG GTTCCAGGAAACCTATTTCACAACATGATCTGAAAGCTGTAACCAGTGATGTGACCAGTGCAGGAAACAGAACTATAACTTTTATGATTCTAGTTTCCCCCAAACTTGGAAGGCTGATCAGAACAAACTCTGATAATACCACTCAGGAAATCCTCAGTTTTACACAGTCTATG GTGAATGAAGGTGTGATCATGTATGAGCACTCAGAGGCAGAATCAGCTGACTGGAGTGCAGAAGATTTCTTTACGTTTACTGTCTCTTCTCCACCATCAGCTTTGGATCCTCAGATGTTCCGTATTGTCATTTCATATGAGGTTCCTAGGCATGATTGGAACAGCCGTCTTCTTTCAAATACAG GTACTGTAGTCCAGGAAGGAGGTAGAATATTAATCAACAGAACACATTTAGATGCTTCAAATCTATTGATTAAGCTACCTGAAGTACAGCGCTCCATGTATGAAGTCTGGTACCAAGTTGTGTCTTTACCCCACCATGGCATAATAATTGttggagaaagaaatgttacaaaagaaaaacctaaTTTCTCACAATACATACTGAACAAATTTGGAATTGTGTATGTGCATGATAATTCTGAATCACTAATGGACAACTTCACTTTTGCTGTTTGGTTAAACCTAAAGACCAAGTCTGCAACAAAACCCCATGGTGAAGTTTTAGAAGAGATGTTTAATATCACTATTATTCCAGTGAATGATCAACCACCAGAACTGAAGACTAAAAGGCTGCACCTGAATGTTCTGCAGGGAGATGTGTCAATGCTGGGGCCGGAGAACCTGAAAGCTGAAGACTTAGACAACACCCCAGCAGAACTCAAATATTCCATTGTTAGCAACCCCAATAATGGTTATTTAGCAATGAAGAGCAATCTGAGTATCTCTATACAGGATTTCACACAAGCTGATATTGACAGTGGTAGGGTTTGGTTTGTACAGGATGGAAGTTCTTCTTCTGGggtgttttatttcagtgtgaCTGATGGTAAACATCGTCCTTTATACAAACTTTTCAGTCTCGAAGTTGTACCAATTACTCTTGTCCTGGTCAACCTTACGGATGTTGCACTTCCACAGGGTCAGACATCTGTTGCTATTACTAACACACAGCTTTCAGCTGTCACAAATGGAAAAAGCACTAATATCATGTATGAATTAACTCACCCCCTCAAGTATGGGTACCTGATGATTGAAAAAGAGCAGGTTACTAAATTTGAGCAGGCAGATTTGAACTTGGGAAGACTTTCTTACCATCTGTCAAATTTCACTGTATTCAAAGAAGTACTGATGTTTATgattttcactgcagaaagtAATCTAACAGAACAAGTGCTGAACATCACAACAAAGCCTTTAGTGCAAGTTGTGTCTGACATGCAGATTTCAAATCAAGCAGTTTATAAACTCAGAAGCAATGACCTGGATGCTTCTGAGCTAGCCAATTTAACAAACAGTAATCCTAGATTTGAAGTTATAGTGCCCCCAGCTCATGGGAGGA GTAAAAAAAGGTTTGTGAATGATGCAGTGTTTGAAGATATTCAGACATTCACCCAAACTGACATTGATGAAGGTGTTGTGCTTCTCAACATAGATACAAATATGACAGGCATTGATCTGTTAAATGATTCATTCACATTTGTGCTCAGGGCGGATGATGTGCAGCCTGCTGTTGGCCATTTTGAGTATTCCATAGTGCCATATAGTCCTTCTCTTGTGCAAAATTTCACAGCTGAAGTGCCTTTCATAGCCAGTATGACCACTTTAAAGATTCCAGCTACCTCAAATGACAGGGTGCTAGCTTACTCCCATGATGAAGTACCTACAGTAGCACCAAAGAAGACTGTCCCAGACATGTGGCTAGGTCGGAAACGCTGGGGAAATCAACTTGAGGAAGGTCCATTGCTAAATCTGGCAGTGGGAACAAGGGGATCTGCAGGGACTGAGACCACAGATCAGGTTAATGCCATGAGCTCCAGAGAGCAAGCAGGTGAAAGCAGCAATCATTGGTACATTATTATACCCCTGGTCCTGGTGTCTGTGTTACTCattattgctgttatttctgtgtgCATTTTGCTAATGtgtcagaagaaagagaaggcaaaACCACTTGTCAAAAATCAAACAGATGTAGTCCTCAGTAGTCCAGGTCATTGTCTGGAACGGAGCTTGACTGTACCCACTGTTACAGTGACCCCTCTCCTGAAGGGAACTGAGGGAAATATATCCTCTGCACTGATGGCAGTAAGGCATGAACAGCTGCTTCCTACAATGCTTCCTCCGATTGTAGAACAGCCTTTGCAAAATAGCTGGTTAAACCTGGATCCTGAAATGATCCAGTATTGTCgaaaaacaaacccaacttTGAAGCGCAGTCAGTACTGGGTGTAG